The proteins below are encoded in one region of Helianthus annuus cultivar XRQ/B chromosome 2, HanXRQr2.0-SUNRISE, whole genome shotgun sequence:
- the LOC118486554 gene encoding zinc finger protein GIS2-like, producing MAAKASENGKRKREDENSRRSDRKSSGLKRDSQQSVEKTKCKTCRKYHLGKCRFESQPLPCGICKSQEHKTLDCEKLKDATCYGCNERGHVKTNCPKNQKKPEEAKRTNA from the coding sequence ATGGCTGCCAAGGCCTCTGAAAATGGAAAGAGAAAAAGGGAGGATGAGAATTCTCGTCGCTCCGATAGGAAGAGTTCCGGGTTAAAAAGAGACAGTCAGCAGTCGGTTGAGAAGACCAAGTgcaaaacctgtaggaaataccacctcgggaaatgcagattcGAATCTCAGCCCCtaccttgtgggatttgcaaatcacAGGAACATAAAACCCTGGATTGCGAAAAGctaaaagatgcaacctgttacGGTTGTAACGAGAGGGGGCAtgtcaagaccaactgccctaagAATCAGAAGAAACCCGAAGAAGCCAAAAGAACAAACGCATGA